A single region of the Drosophila takahashii strain IR98-3 E-12201 chromosome 2R, DtakHiC1v2, whole genome shotgun sequence genome encodes:
- the enok gene encoding histone acetyltransferase KAT6A isoform X2 yields MMRESAHDINMDTWKQWILEAISKIRSQKQRPSVQRICQAIGTHHKFHEDIVAEKLEKAVESGAVIKVYNKGLHSYKAPMAKRRIKVDKNTNLYKLVAKAVHDLGECEGSTIKSIENYIQKFNCIDLSPNVDFKSVIKASIKKAVDAGFLIQEGKLYKKGKSLTTPRKCAPTSDVVIKGEESCTHCSGNSQKNLNGIPEPLSSCKQCGISLHTTCANIAGRCKSQSYVLLYMLVTKGTIWDCQNCADCAVCKMRNRGPCLLQCFVCKDHFHLTCLDTIPDKKPKHPYRCKTCCKQSIDNPKLVKKDNTRIKMEIDRMASSNKRQSIKKEGNIESPSTSKLCVYNDGNGQRKKMPASLSSRKLNHSEDQFEFPSKQKRSQILQGGYLASQETRKRTFSNLSSTSSSSESDDDDDEDDDRNRNGDDNDQDESTSSDSCTSSSSDSDSSESSSDSSECDDENDEEDYDTDRSTLKGKIFENEKQSCTKLNTNDGLGSPHNNEVASENWGFAAVAKNPIDIFVKSKNNTKSIGYTKPATASTFPTSPAANRAQKSAPVASSTPDKNSTSIGGMTIKRKTENGQKKKIVPLKSMPLEAGKSYEKCEDDIPYLTEETVMKVQLLEEIERCRETHSEADGKAEINNDEEVPGESTKRANPFENQPLPPGVTATDVELYQDVLHKAVVQMSNNHIEKANDVSLKPGQNTQSPKSIQIGKWDIETWYSSPFPQEYARLLKLFLCEFCLKYTKSRSVLDRHQNKCIWKQPPGTEIFRQGNISVFEVDGNVNKIYCQNLCLLAKFFLDHKTLYYDVEPFLFYILTKNDQSGCHLVGYFSKEKHCTQKYNVSCILTMPQYQRQGYGRFLIDFSYLLSREEGQLGTPEKPLSDLGRLSYFSYWKSVVLEYLYKYRNHTKITFKDIAIKTGLAISDIALAFELLNFIKLRKNDGDIRYQINVKIDWKKVVAHHNKMANSKTRIIIEADCLRWSPLLSVSKLPNIIKPISNREYLNNQIEKKSDLKDVNEENKISVKPSVPTTPKVNQECPDLPVKNRGSSCEKLVDDRENQRKRACPEEFLKSAPNEAKKCKVSAAPQPPLEDQSFGELSDSSDCKSSKELSEHLTKRAQRLAKRNDLIPHTNKRKHFDRPLESNAILADQNPTVQGQTEISGTESGSKMEEASAKEVCKSVVEKEHVDKPVNIVPKLRGKQSNGKRSEESQFNGNTPSEPAEVASISPAKEPAKELVKVAKAESPEKSQESSKNEGEANSVSDQVLDAVAKKTKKTLFSDVTSYKTEDVKYNGQDKPVVSTPETKESPKEASIKEIKPPEVPEQKPKPKSPEKSEPVAAEPVLQQVNVPANTEKLTKPAEESKLELDVNYLKFSPDSAATPPELPVQKPVQKPVPEAPTSAPSDQQEKAKETAQPSTVSQKPPEMERVKKVENPVLNPTPNRTEIPSLVEQPAPQPVKPVQEKVGQPIAKENAEIKEKAIKKPVPEAPVVKPEVNNMEKKYDPSKVKVLPEKEVIKTDQQLVQVKEEEKTQARAPSAPIPIRDKIQLKGNEHAQLQNSIPSQFPLNQMPNYHTSQYWQWEYYGYNLSHLDPAAQKGQKQFHKDLATTMAYTHNFTQNLYQSANLAMQHAHHQMHQTKEKHKVERKNSGKKEEQQQPKVVSSVNVVSTAREDAHVQHCNEYAANNQAAIYNQKCATQQKQAQQMKSLANGQNPVPRQSNPNPSESTVLMPNSQPGGAVPAKQKVEHGVNSTSVISREGKLNKIGHPNIHASVQHANLQVSGGGGGGQSDVNPNMVYNTESAGNSAMQHYDCGINAQINMDSPANIGTAIAHGSQEIAATSNVHMHQPHRQFSDCSMQNQPVTTPMHMSIQNSHMQQQNNLNMNLAPEGSPNINLLSNPQHQHQSRKLNAQADIAVSSPTPSHRATTPKQIRSGNAQQRDTKNAAPATTTTNTHHQIPQGGGATANISKSHHDSLHNLQFSQHGGHQQNMQPIDYVPIPQISQNFSANPSNYDIAGMPAVIQQRMSLNSSVHSLANSHQRIEQPSSACAVNNFYLHNNMPAAENAPRVPVSSSLGGPSAAGNNDQRQAGQADAIAAANSSGATASLAGNLCSLSKLQQLTNCLESQPCNTSPGAQVNLAPSPHHPIPPNSMTPPPHLLMQNRNISTPPNMLQTQVTPLQYKYYPGNMNIAPITSAQNTSRNTRNTPSAPVQHTSTPMGSGNNRTANVHISPNLMAPYGAINSYRMSPQQSPPTGSYSSGSEYPNSQIPMQMMNMQSQYQDACVLQRGTPSNPMYPTYSPYLPLNGSIRR; encoded by the exons GAGCCACTGAGCTCCTGCAAACAGTGCGGCATCTCTTTGCACACCACCTGCGCCAATATCGCGGGCAGGTGCAAGTCCCAATCATACGTGCTGCTCTACATGCTCGTCACCAAGGGCACAATCTGGGATTGCCAGAACTGCGCCGACTGCGCTGTCTGCAAAATGCGTAACCGGGGACCTTGTCTGCTGCAGTGCTTTGTTTGCAAGGATCACTTTCACCTAACATGTCTCGATACGATTCCGGACAAGAAGCCCAAGCATCCATATAG GTGCAAAACATGCTGCAAACAAAGTATAGATAACCCAAAACTGGTTAAAAAAGACAATACAAGAATAAAAATGGAGATTGACAG AATGGCGAGCTCCAATAAGCGGCAATCCATCAAAAAAGAGGGCAACATCGAGAGTCCTTCGACCTCGAAACTTTGCGTTTACAATGACGGCAATGGCCAGCGGAAAAAGATGCCGGCCAGCTTAAGCTCGAGAAAATTGAACCACAGCGAGGATCAGTTCGAGTTCCCCAGCAAGCAGAAGAGGTCGCAAATATTACAGGGAGGCTACTTGGCTAGCCAGGAAACGCGCAAGCGAACCTTCTCGAATCTGTCATCCACGAGCTCGTCCAGCGAAAGtgatgatgacgacgacgaggacgacgacAGGAACAGGAATGGCGATGACAACGATCAGGATGAGAGCACATCCTCGGATTCGTGCACTTCATCGAGCTCAGACTCGGACTCCAGCGAGAGTTCCAGCGACAGCTCCGAATGCGATGACGAGAACGACGAAGAGGACTATGACACCGATCGCAGCACGCTGAAGGGAAAGATCTTCGAGAACGAGAAGCAGAGTTGCACTAAACTGAATACCAACGATGGTCTGGGCTCGCCGCATAACAATGAAGTGGCCAGTGAGAACTGGGGCTTTGCTGCGGTGGCAAAAAACCCAATTGACATATTTgtaaaatcgaaaaataacACCAAAAGCATTGGTTACACCAAGCCAGCAACGGCAAGCACGTTTCCCACGTCCCCCGCCGCAAATCGAGCGCAAAAGAGCGCTCCAGTAGCTTCCTCTACTCCAGATAAAAACTCCACATCCATCGGCGGCATGACCATAAAGCGAAAGACCGAAAATgggcagaagaagaagatcgtTCCCTTGAAGAGCATGCCCCTCGAAGCGGGAAAATCGTACGAAAAGTGCGAGGATGACATTCCGTATCTAACAGAGGAGACTGTTATGAAAGTTCAGTTGCTGGAGGAGATCGAACGATGCAGGGAAACGCACAGCGAGGCTGATGGAAAAGCGGAAATTAACAACGATGAGGAAGTGCCCGGCGAGAGCACGAAGCGTGCCAATCCCTTCGAAAACCAGCCTCTACCGCCTGGAGTGACCGCAACGGACGTGGAATTATATCAAGATGTTCTGCACAAGGCAGTCGTTCAAATGTCCAATAACCACATCGAGAAAGCGAATGATGTGAGCCTGAAGCCGGGGCAGAACACCCAGAGTCCCAAGTCGATCCAAATCGGAAAGTGGGACATCGAAACCTGGTACTCCAGTCCGTTTCCGCAGGAGTACGCCAGGCTGCTGAAGCTGTTTTTGTGCGAGTTCTGCCTGAAGTACACAAAGAGTCGTTCTGTGCTGGACAGACATCAGAACAAGTGCATTTGGAAGCAGCCGCCGGGCACGGAAATCTTTAGGCAGGGCAACATTTCGGTGTTCGAGGTGGATGGCAACGTTAACAAGATTTACTGTCAGAACTTGTGCCTGCTGGCCAAGTTCTTTCTCGACCACAAAACCCTTTACTACGACGTGGAACCTTTTCTGTTCTATATCTTGACTAAAAACGATCAAAGCGGATGCCATCTGGTTGGCTACTTCTCGAAGGAAAAGCACTGTACCCAAAAGTACAATGTGTCCTGCATCCTGACGATGCCGCAGTATCAGAGGCAGGGATACGGAAGGTTTCTGATCGACTTCAGTTACCTGTTGAGCCGCGAGGAGGGACAGCTGGGTACGCCGGAGAAACCGCTCTCGGATTTGGGACGACTTTCGTACTTTTCCTACTGGAAGTCCGTCGTCTTGGAGTACTTGTACAAGTATCGCAACCACACGAAGATCACCTTCAAGGATATAGCCATTAAAACGGGTCTGGCTATATCCGACATTGCGTTGGCCTTTGAATTATTGAACTTTATCAAGTTAAGGAAGAACGATGGCGACATAAGATATCAGATTAATGTAAAAATCGATTGGAAGAAAGTGGTGGCTCACCATAACAAAATGGCGAACAGTAAAACTCGAATAATCATAGAAGCCGACTGCTTGAGATGGAGTCCACTGCTGTCGGTGTCAAAGTTACCCAACATAATCAAGCCAATTTCCAATCGTGAATACTTGAACAAccaaattgaaaagaaatcCGATTTGAAGGATGTTAACGAAGAGAACAAGATCAGCGTAAAGCCAAGTGTGCCCACCACACCGAAAGTAAATCAGGAATGTCCCGACTTGCCTGTTAAGAATCGGGGTTCCAGCTGCGAGAAATTGGTTGATGATAGGGAAAACCAGCGGAAACGTGCCTGCCCGGAAGAGTTCTTAAAATCGGCTCCAAATGAGGCAAAAAAATGCAAGGTATCTGCTGCACCACAGCCGCCCCTTGAAGATCAGTCCTTTGGCGAGCTCTCCGACTCATCGGATTGTAAATCTTCTAAGGAACTCTCGGAGCACTTGACCAAAAGGGCCCAACGATTGGCCAAACGCAACGATCTGATTCCCCACACCAACAAAAGGAAGCATTTCGACCGGCCGCTTGAGAGCAATGCGATTTTAGCCGATCAGAATCCGACTGTTCAAGGTCAAACGGAGATTTCTGGAACCGAAAGTGGCTCTAAAATGGAGGAAGCATCTGCCAAGGAGGTTTGCAAGAGTGTTGTGGAAAAGGAGCATGTCGACAAACCGGTCAACATTGTACCCAAGCTGCGGGGTAAACAGTCCAATGGAAAACGCTCCGAGGAGTCGCAGTTCAATGGAAATACTCCATCCGAGCCCGCCGAAGTTGCGTCAATTAGTCCAGCCAAGGAACCCGCTAAGGAGTTGGTTAAGGTGGCCAAAGCTGAGAGCCCGGAGAAAAGCCAAGAGTCGTCGAAAAACGAGGGCGAAGCCAACAGCGTAAGCGATCAAGTGCTCGATGCAGTGGCCAAGAAAACCAAGAAGACGCTGTTCTCTGACGTAACGTCCTACAAAACTGAAGATGTCAAATATAATGGGCAGGATAAGCCAGTGGTAAGCACACCCGAGACGAAAGAAAGTCCCAAGGAGGCTAGCATTAAGGAGATAAAACCTCCTGAAGTTCCTGAACAGAAGCCCAAGCCGAAGAGTCCCGAAAAATCGGAACCAGTGGCTGCCGAACCCGTTTTGCAGCAGGTAAATGTTCCTGCCAATACGGAAAAGTTAACAAAACCGGCGGAAGAAAGTAAACTAGAGTTGGATGTAAACTACTTGAAGTTTTCCCCGGACTCAGCGGCGACTCCGCCAGAGTTACCTGTGCAAAAACCTGTGCAAAAACCTGTGCCAGAGGCTCCAACTTCCGCTCCAAGTGATCAGCAGGAAAAAGCTAAGGAAACCGCTCAACCTAGTACAGTTTCACAGAAGCCACCAGAAATGGAAAGGgtgaaaaaagtggaaaacccGGTATTAAATCCCACACCAAACCGTACGGAAATTCCTTCCCTGGTGGAGCAACCAGCACCACAGCCGGTAAAGCCTGTACAGGAAAAAGTAGGGCAGCCAATTGCCAAGGAGAACGCTGAGATTAAAGAGAAGGCAATCAAGAAACCCGTGCCTGAAGCTCCAGTTGTAAAACCTGAGGTCAACAACATGGAAAAGAAGTACGATCCCAGCAAGGTGAAGGTGCTGCCCGAAAAGGAAGTCATCAAAACGGACCAGCAACTGGTGCAGGTCAAGGAGGAGGAAAAGACGCAGGCAAGGGCGCCCTCGGCACCTATTCCCATTCGGGACAAGATCCAATTGAAGGGCAACGAGCATGCCCAGCTGCAGAACTCAATTCCCTCCCAGTTTCCGCTCAATCAGATGCCCAACTATCACACCTCGCAGTACTGGCAGTGGGAATACTACGGCTACAACCTCTCACACTTGGACCCCGCCGCGCAAAAGGGACAGAAGCAGTTCCACAAGGATCTGGCCACGACCATGGCCTACACGCACAACTTCACCCAGAACCTCTATCAGTCCGCCAATTTGGCCATGCAGCACGCCCATCACCAGATGCACCAGACCAAGGAGAAGCACAAGGTGGAGCGCAAGAACAGTGGCaagaaggaggagcagcagcagcccaaGGTGGTGTCCAGTGTCAATGTGGTGAGCACTGCTCGCGAGGATGCGCACGTGCAGCACTGCAACGAATATGCGGCCAACAACCAGGCGGCCATTTACAATCAGAAATGCGCCACTCAACAGAAGCAGGCGCAGCAAATGAAGTCTCTGGCCAATGGCCAGAATCCTGTGCCACGACAGAGCAATCCCAATCCCTCGGAATCAACTGTTCTGATGCCCAATTCGCAGCCGGGAGGAGCTGTGCCGGCCAAGCAAAAGGTCGAGCACGGCGTCAACTCGACCTCAGTCATTTCGCGCGAGGGAAAGCTCAATAAGATTGGCCATCCCAACATTCACGCCTCCGTCCAGCATGCTAACCTGCAAGTGagcggcggcggtggaggtGGCCAATCCGACGTCAATCCGAATATGGTCTACAACACCGAGTCCGCGGGCAACTCGGCCATGCAGCACTACGATTGCGGCATCAATGCGCAAATAAACATGGACTCGCCGGCCAATATTGGCACCGCCATCGCCCACGGCTCACAGGAAATCGCAGCCACGTCCAATGTGCACATGCATCAGCCGCACAGACAGTTCTCGGACTGCTCCATGCAGAACCAACCGGTGACCACGCCCATGCACATGTCCATCCAGAATTCGCACATGCAGCAGCAGAACAATCTTAATATGAATCTGGCGCCAGAGGGTTCGCCGAACATTAATCTCCTGAGCAATCCACAGCACCAGCACCAGAGCAGGAAATTGAATGCCCAG GCGGACATCGCTGTAAGTTCACCGACACCTTCTCACAGAGCCACCACGCCCAAACAAATTCGCAGCGGAAATGCCCAGCAACGTGACACTAAAAACGCAGCGCCAGCCACAACCACAACCAATACTCATCATCAGATTCCCCAGGGCGGCGGAGCTACGGCGAATATCTCCAAGTCGCACCACGACTCCCTGCACAACCTGCAGTTCTCGCAGCATGGTGGCCACCAGCAGAACATGCAGCCCATCGACTACGTGCCCATTCCGCAAATCAGCCAGAACTTCTCGGCCAATCCCTCGAACTACGACATTGCCGGGATGCCGGCGGTGATTCAGCAGCGGATGTCGCTCAACAGTTCCGTGCACTCGCTGGCCAACAGCCATCAGCGCATCGAGCAGCCGTCGTCGGCGTGTGCCGTCAACAATTTCTATTTGCATAACAATATGCCGGCTGCCGAGAATGCGCCGCGAGTGCCCGTTTCCAGTTCTCTGGGCGGTCCGTCAGCGGCGGGCAACAATGATCAGCGTCAGGCGGGTCAGGCGGATGCGATAGCTGCGGCCAATAGCAGCGGTGCAACCGCTTCGCTGGCTGGCAATCTCTGCAGTCTGTCTAAGCTACAGCAGCTTACCAACTGCCTGGAGAGCCAGCCGTGCAACACGTCGCCGGGAGCCCAGGTGAATCTGGCCCCCTCGCCGCACCATCCCATTCCGCCCAACTCGATGACCCCGCCGCCGCACCTGCTGATGCAGAACAGGAACATCTCCACGCCGCCCAACATGCTGCAGACGCAGGTGACGCCGCTGCAGTACAAGTACTATCCGGGCAACATGAACATTGCGCCCATTACGTCGGCGCAGAACACGAGCCGGAACACCCGCAACACTCCATCGGCCCCGGTGCAGCACACCTCGACGCCCATGGGCAGTGGGAACAACCGGACCGCCAATGTCCACATCAGTCCGAACCTGATGGCTCCCTATGGGGCCATCAACAGCTACCGGATGTCGCCGCAGCAGTCCCCGCCCACTGGAAGCTACAGCTCGGGGAGCGAATACCCCAACTCGCAGATTCCGATGCAGATGATGAATATGCAATCTCAGTACCAGGATGCCTGCGTGCTGCAGCGAGGCACTCCATCCAATCCGATGTATCCCACGTATTCCCCCTACTTACCTCTCAACGGTTCTATTCGCAGATAA